The Desulfatiglans sp. genomic sequence TCTATTGCTATACTGGACCCTGCACAAAATGAGATATTTTTTCTGGGTGCGGCCTATGATGATTCAGAGGTAAAAAACCGTGTAAAAAAGGTACGATATTCTGTTGAAAATACCATTACCGGAATGGTAATAAAAACCGGCAAACCTCTTATTGTTCATGACACCTCTAAGGAACTGGATTATCGCCCTGGTGTTGATCTGCAGGCAAAAGTACATACCAAAAACCTGATTTTTGTCCCCTTAAAAAGTCGTGATAAGACCATCGGCGTGCTGGCTGCCGTGAATAAAAAAGAGGGCTCTTTTGATGATACTGATCTTGAGCTGATGAACATGATATCAGGTACAGTTGCACTCTCTATTGAAAATGCGAGGATCTCCGAGGAGCTAAGGGCTGCATATCATGAAGTGACAATGCTGAACAAGGCAAAGGACAAGGTCATAAACCACCTTTCACATGAAATTAAGACCCCTGTTGCTGTGCTTCTTGCAACCCTTAATATCCTTGCCAAAAGGCTTTCTCCCCTACCCAGTGAGACCTGGGAAACAACCCTTGACAGGGCAAAGCGAAATCTTGAACGGATACTTGATATACAGTATGAGGTAACTGATATAATGCAAAACAGCGATTTCAGTGGGTACCATGTACTCTCTACCCTGCTGGATGAATGTGCTGATGAGCTTGAGGCCCTTGCAGCAGAGGAGCTTGGTGAAGGGAAACTTATTGAAAGGCTCAGGCGCAGGATAGATGCTGTCTTTGGCCCTAAGAAAATTGAAATCAGGGATATTGACCTTGTATCCTTTACGGATAACCTGTTACTGCGGATAAGACCTAATCATGCCCACCGTAAGATTGAGATAAAAAAATCATTTAATCCATCACCTCCAATTCATATGCCTGAGGATGTGCTGGATAAGATCATTACAGGCCTTATAAAAAATGCTATTGAGAACACGCCTGACATGGGCAGGATAGAAATAATTATCAGGCCTGAACTTGCAGGCACAGAGTTTATAGTCAGGGATTATGGCGTGGGCATAACTGAAGATTATCAGAGGCGTATTTTTGAGGGGTTTTTTCCAACCCAGGAGAGCATCAACTATTCTTCAAAAAGGCCCTATGACTTTAATGCAGGAGGGAAAGGGGCGGATCTGTTAAGGACAAAGATCTTTTCAGAAAAGTATCATTTTAGCATCGAGATGCATTCGGATAGGTGCAGGTTTATACCGGGTGAGACCGATATCTGTTATGGAAATATTGCAAGATGCCAGTTTTGCAGGGATAAGGAGGATTGTTACAGCTCAGGCGGCACCCTTTTCCGGCTCTTTTTTCCATAAACTGCATTTCATTGTTTTTTATTGTAATATTGACAATTTATTGAAAATTCGTTATCTCAAAACTTAATTCTATAGACCATACATATTTGATCCATTTATATATTACCCGGGCAGTCAATATGGTTAACAGTTACTGGTATATCGGGGGCAATGAATGATTATAAACTGTGAAAAATGCGCATCCAAATTCAACCTTGACGAAAACCTTATCAGGGAGAGCGGTTCAAAGGTCAGGTGTTCAGTATGCAGGAGCGTATTTACTGTATACCCGCAGGCGGCTGAAGAGGTTGATTCTGATGCGGAGCATGAGGAGACTGTAGACCTTGATTCGTCTCTGGGTTTTGAGGAAGATAGTCTGCCCAATGAGACTGACCCAGCCAATGATGACGATTTTGACAGGGTCTTTGAGGATGCACTTAATGAAGAAGAGGAGATAATAGAGGAGGAAAAACCTGCTGCTAAAACAGAGCCCGCATCTTTAAAAAGAAAAACAGTCAGGCCGGGGCTGATACTCATCATACTTGTTATTATCTTTGTTGTAACACTTGGTGCCCTTTCGGTATATCTCTTTGCACCTTCCCTTTTACCTGAAGGGGCGGATAATGGAAGAAAGCCTGATGCTGAAATAGAGGCTGTTGATGAAGGAAACAGGAGGCTTGAGATTACGGACTTTAAATGGGAGACATTTTCAGCAGAAAAGTCAGGCCCTCTATTCATTATTAAAGGGAAGGTCATCAACAAGTACCCTCAGCCCAGGAGCCATATCCTTGTTAGGGGTAGCATTGAGGATGATAAAAAGAACCCTCTTGTACAGAAACACGCATACGCTGGGAATACCTTTACAGAAAAAGAACTCCATAAAATTTCAATAGAAGAGATTGACAAAAAACTGAATACCAAAGAAGGTTTTAATAATTCAAATATTAATGTGGCGCCAATGGAGGCAATCCCTTTTATGATCATCTTTAACAACCTGCCGGATTCCATGAGTGAATATGTTTCTGTGGAAACGGTTAGCTCTGCCCCCGGAGAATAGTTAATCCTAAGGCTGTCTTAATCAGGGGCACCTGCATGGGGTATTGTATCCGTGAAAGTCGGCAGGCTAGAAACGATACTGAACCCCTGCTGAAAACATCACGACCTCCTTTTTAAGGCCTATCAAAACTGCTGAACCGGATGATGTGTCAATATAAGATTTGCCTTTATAATCAACAATTGCAGCACCTAAATCGATCTTAAGGGTTTTATTAACCTGATAGACAATGCCGCCGCCAAATGAATCTGCATCCAGTTCAGGGGCCTCTTTAAGCGCATGCTGCGCATCTATGCCTGTCTTTGTGTGCAGATAACCAATGCTTCCTTTCAGGTTATTATTAAACCTGTATTCCATTGAGATACTTGTCTCCCATCCATCCTTCACATACTGCTCTTCGCCGTCCCAGTCGGCATCCTTCTGGAAATAATAGACAAGTCCTGTATCTATCTTCAGTTTTGGGCAGACACTATATGCAAGGCCAATGGAAAAGAGCGCTGGCAGGTTCCTTTCATGTTTTGCCCCATTAATAATGCCCCCTGCCTGACCAAGACCATATGGGAATCCGGATATCGTGTCCTGTTTTACCTTATATTTGAAATCCAGTTCTGTTTCAGTCTCATATTTCATGCCGATATAAACAGGGTCAAGATCAATGCCCAGCCCAAGTATAACGCCGAACCCATTCGCATGATCTTCCTGATCCAGCACAGCCGTTCTTACCGGCTGGCCTGCTAAAACACCCAAAGGGGTGGGCAGAAGCTCAAATGTTGCCCTGCCCTTTTTTGTTGCGTCAATATAACGCCCTGCAATCGAAACAGATAGTGCCTCATTTATCTTGTATGCACCACCCAATGTCAAACCATAATAAAAACCCTTGGCCTTAAGTTCTTCATCTGCTGTATCGCCATAAAATGCAGCGCCTGCGAGTTGGTTAAGCCTGTTTCTTAAGCCAATAGCGCTGATCCGTGTAGTGGCATTGCCATTTTCATAATCAACCTCACCACCCCCTGCGGGCATTGTAAATGAAAAGATACCTGCCCATCTCTCATTCTTATACAGCCCGAAAAGGGCTGGCACAAATGAAGGTGTATCCTGTTTAAACACTATGCCATCTACCGAGTTTGTATATTCTTTTAATACATAGTGGATTGAGAGATTACCATGTAAACCATCCGCCATCTTCATTACACCTGCTGGGTTATATGCTATGGCATCTAGGGA encodes the following:
- a CDS encoding PAS domain S-box protein, whose translation is MSSHDEKNLFGNDIPSKDPDISKDNLRKSITYVTDIFDERYKIFLEQVSDGVFETDIYGSFIYFNNAFCNTLGHSRLEIQGRDFSRFMDSENAKKAYETFTKIWITQNEASDLQWEIIDSEGKTRQIELSAFLIKDKNNKKKGFRGITRDITQKMKTIKALKRSELLYKNESKASRKAEQMARNLLDFVPYPMIVSDLDANITYLNPAFTRTFGWTFDEIKGSKIPFIPAHLAEEAKLARETLLREKQMRLETKRLTKDGRVLDVIVSGAVFTDEENANEGGKLFIFRDITQERKLELTNATLLRISTALPEYPVLEELLDYISGETKRLLNSESASIAILDPAQNEIFFLGAAYDDSEVKNRVKKVRYSVENTITGMVIKTGKPLIVHDTSKELDYRPGVDLQAKVHTKNLIFVPLKSRDKTIGVLAAVNKKEGSFDDTDLELMNMISGTVALSIENARISEELRAAYHEVTMLNKAKDKVINHLSHEIKTPVAVLLATLNILAKRLSPLPSETWETTLDRAKRNLERILDIQYEVTDIMQNSDFSGYHVLSTLLDECADELEALAAEELGEGKLIERLRRRIDAVFGPKKIEIRDIDLVSFTDNLLLRIRPNHAHRKIEIKKSFNPSPPIHMPEDVLDKIITGLIKNAIENTPDMGRIEIIIRPELAGTEFIVRDYGVGITEDYQRRIFEGFFPTQESINYSSKRPYDFNAGGKGADLLRTKIFSEKYHFSIEMHSDRCRFIPGETDICYGNIARCQFCRDKEDCYSSGGTLFRLFFP
- a CDS encoding DUF3426 domain-containing protein, which encodes MIINCEKCASKFNLDENLIRESGSKVRCSVCRSVFTVYPQAAEEVDSDAEHEETVDLDSSLGFEEDSLPNETDPANDDDFDRVFEDALNEEEEIIEEEKPAAKTEPASLKRKTVRPGLILIILVIIFVVTLGALSVYLFAPSLLPEGADNGRKPDAEIEAVDEGNRRLEITDFKWETFSAEKSGPLFIIKGKVINKYPQPRSHILVRGSIEDDKKNPLVQKHAYAGNTFTEKELHKISIEEIDKKLNTKEGFNNSNINVAPMEAIPFMIIFNNLPDSMSEYVSVETVSSAPGE